TGAGCCAGTACGGTTACGATGGCCTTGCCTCGGCCACTCTTTTGGCCGGTATCTTGCTGATTATCTTCGGTTTAGCCAAATTTGGCGCTATCATCAAGTTTATTCCGTATCCGGTTACTGTGGGCTTTACCGCCGGTATCGCTATTATTATTGCTCTTGGTCAGGTGCCGAACTTCTTCGGTCTGCGTTTCCTTTCCAAGGACCCGGCCGATGCCGTGGGCAAAATCAAGCTTTACGCTTCTTCTTTGGATACTATTAATATTTATGCTGTGATTGTGGGCCTTGTGGCTCTGGCCGTTTGCATTCTGTGGCCGAAGATTACCACGAAGGTTCCGGGTTCCCTGATTGCCATTATCGTGGCTACCGTGCTGGTGAAGGTCTTGGGCTGGGATGATCCGATTACGGGCCACGGCGTGGTGACCATTGGCATGAAAAACCATATTCCGAGCGGTTTCCCGGTTCCGCATTTGCCGAACATTAGCCTCGAAATGATGCAGAAGGTGTTCCAGCCGGCTTTGACGATTGCCATTCTCGGTGCTATTGAATCCCTTTTGTCTGCCGTGGTGGCCGACGGTATGACCTCGACCAAGCACCGTTCCAATACCGAACTTTTCGGTCAGGGCGTTGCCAATGTGCTGTCTCCGATGTTTGGCGGTATTCCGGCTACGGGTGCTATTGCCCGTACGGCAACGAACATTCGTAATGGTGCCGTGAGCCCGATTTCTGGCTTGGTGCATGCGATTGTCTTGCTCCTCATTATGCTGGTGCTTGGTAAGTATGCCGAAATGATCCCGATGGCAGCCCTTGCCGCTGTGCTTTTCCAGGTGGCATTCAACATGTGCGGCTACCGCAGCTTTATCAAGATGTTCAAGGCTCCCAAGAGCGACGTGATTGTGATGCTCGTGGCCTTCTTCCTGACCGTGATTATCGACCTGACGGTCGCTATCGAAGTCGGCGTGCTCCTTGCTGCAGTGCTCTTCATCAAGCGCATGAGCGATGTTTCTGAAATGGAAACGGTGACCGAAGCTCTCAAGGAAGATGACGAAGAAGCCGCCCACAACGACCTCAGCCGTCAGGTGCCGAAGGGTGTGGTGGTTTACGAACTGGCCGGTTCTCTGTTCTTTGGTGCGGTGGACAAGTTCAAGGATACCATGGCTCGCATTTCGGACAAGCCGAAGATCCTTATCCTGCGCATGCGTAGCGTGTCTAGCATCGATGCCGCCGGTATCCAGATGATCGAAGACTTGCTCAACCGTTGCAACCGCGAAGGCACTCAGCTGTTGCTCTCGGGCGTGCATGCCCAGCCGGTGGTGGCCTTGACTCGCGCCGGCGTGCTCAAACAGCTCGGCGAAGAAAACGCCCTCGGTAACATCGATGCCGCCCTCAACCGTGCCCGCGAACTCTTGGGCCTCCCGATTGTGGATACCTCGCACGAAGCTCAGCCTGCTCCTACGGTGTCTTGGGAAAAGAGCCTCGACAAGCCTTGGATGCCGGAAGAATCCAACGCCGCTGTGGCTGAAGAAACGCCGGAAGTCATTGCCGAACGCATGCTCGACGAACCGGTCGTGAAAATCGAAGAAAAAACAAAGTAATCTTTGTAAGGTTTTCTTAAGTTTGTGACGGGAATCGCAGTGTGATTCCCGTCTCTTTAATTTTAGTTATGTTATATCTAAATTGGGGGCATGGTTAAGAGACATGCTATGACGAGTTCTGAAAGGACGCACATCTTTTGGCACTTCATCGTGAACTATCTGCTTGCCTTCTGGGCGGTTGGATTGATCCTGATGAATATCTGCTAGCATCAAACAATCCTAGATTATTTTTCTATCTTTGGC
Above is a genomic segment from Fibrobacter sp. UWB5 containing:
- a CDS encoding SulP family inorganic anion transporter, with the translated sequence MSNIHAKDSVKNFLAGVKTTVTPELFRTIRRGYDKKNFVSDLMSGLIVGILALPLAIAFAIASGVGPEQGLYTAIIAGFTISLLGGSRFQIGGPTGAFIVIVYGIVSQYGYDGLASATLLAGILLIIFGLAKFGAIIKFIPYPVTVGFTAGIAIIIALGQVPNFFGLRFLSKDPADAVGKIKLYASSLDTINIYAVIVGLVALAVCILWPKITTKVPGSLIAIIVATVLVKVLGWDDPITGHGVVTIGMKNHIPSGFPVPHLPNISLEMMQKVFQPALTIAILGAIESLLSAVVADGMTSTKHRSNTELFGQGVANVLSPMFGGIPATGAIARTATNIRNGAVSPISGLVHAIVLLLIMLVLGKYAEMIPMAALAAVLFQVAFNMCGYRSFIKMFKAPKSDVIVMLVAFFLTVIIDLTVAIEVGVLLAAVLFIKRMSDVSEMETVTEALKEDDEEAAHNDLSRQVPKGVVVYELAGSLFFGAVDKFKDTMARISDKPKILILRMRSVSSIDAAGIQMIEDLLNRCNREGTQLLLSGVHAQPVVALTRAGVLKQLGEENALGNIDAALNRARELLGLPIVDTSHEAQPAPTVSWEKSLDKPWMPEESNAAVAEETPEVIAERMLDEPVVKIEEKTK